The following nucleotide sequence is from Solidesulfovibrio carbinolicus.
TATCGGCGGCCCGGACAAGCGCACCATCCATTTCATGGAGACCCTGGCCGGCGACACCACCATCGGCCATAGCCTGGCCCACGCCGCCCTCGTGGAGGCCCTGACCGAAACCGCCGTGCCGGCCCGGGGCCGGGCCATCGCCCGCATCGCCCTGGAGCTGGAGCGCCTGGCCAACCACACCGGCGACCTCGGGGCCATGGCCGGCGACGTGGGCTACCAGCCCACCATGGCTTACTGCGGCCGCATCCGGGGCGATTTCCTCAATCTCACCGGGCTTGTCTGCGGCAACCGCTTCGGCCGGGGGCTGGTGCGGCCCGGCGGCGTCGCCTTTGATCTCGACAAGCCGACCATCCGCGAGCTGCTCTCGCGCCTGGAGCTGACCCGCCGGGCGGCCTTTGGCGCGGCCGAGCTGCTGTTTTTGTCCTCCACCACCCTGGCCCGGTTCGAGGGCACGGGGCGGGTCAGCGCCGAAACGGCCCGGGAAATCGGGCTGGTGGGGCCGCCGGCCCGGGCCTGCGGCCTGCCCCGCGACGCCCGCCACGCCTTCCCCCTGCCCGGGGCCGGCCCCAAGGACATCCCCATGCAGCTCCACGACTTCGGCGGCGTCTACGCCCGGGCCTTGGTGCGGCGGCTGGAGATGGAAGCCTCCCTGGACTTCATCCACGACGCCCTCATCGGCCTGCCCGAGGGACCGGTGCGCCAACTGCCCGCAGGCGGGCTGCCGGGCGGCATGGTGGCCGTGGGGCTGACCGAAGGCTGGCGCGGCGAAATCTGCCACGTGGCCGTCACCGGCGACGACGGCCGGTTCGCCGCCTACAAGGTGGTCGATCCGTCCTTCCACAACTGGTTCGGCCTGGCCGTGGCCCTGCGCGGCCAGCAGATTTCCGATTTCCCCCTGTGCAACAAGAGCTTCAACCTGTCCTATTGCGGACATGATCTCTAGGACCGGCGCCTATGCTCAATATCCTGCTTGAACGCCTGCGCCAGGGAAAGCGCACCGTGGCTTTCCCCGCCGCCATGCCGCCGCTGCCGCCGCGTTTTCGGGGCCTGCCGGTCCTGGCCGAGTCGCCCTGCGCCGCAGGCTGCGCCTCCTGCGCCGGGGCCTGCCCCACCGGGGCGCTGGGGGCCGATGAACAGGGCCTCTACCTGGACCTGGGCCGCTGCATCCTGTGCGGAACCTGCGCCGAAGCCTGCCCGGGCCGGCGGGTCAGCTTCTCGCGCGACCACCGGCTGGCCTCTTCCACCCGGGACGGGCTGGTGCTGCGCCCGGGCGGCCGGCTGCCCCATGTCGCGCCCCTGGAGCCGGCCCGGCGCAAGCTCTTCGCCAAATCCCTGCGCCTGCGCCAGGTGAGCGCCGGGGGCTGCAACGCCTGCGAAGCCGACACCAATGTGCTCACCACCATCGTGTTTGACCTCGGGCGCTTTGGCATCGATTTCGTGGCCTCGCCGCGCCACGCCGACGGCGTGGCCGTCACCGGGCCGGTGACGCGCAACATGCTGGAAGCCACGCTTGGAACCTTCGCCGCCGTGCCCGATCCCCGGGTGGGCATCGCCATCGGGACCTGCGCCATTTCGGGCGGGCTTTTCGACGGCAGCCCCGAGACCACCGGCGGGGCCACGCCCCATCTGCCGCTCGATCTCTATATTCCGGGCTGCCCTCCCCATCCCCTGACCATCCTCGACGGCCTGCTGCGGCTTTTGGGGCAGCAGACGCCGCCGCCGACGGCCTAAGCGGACTGGCGAGAGTTGCGAAACGGCCCGAAAGGGTGCAAAAGGGAGGATCGGCGCACCCATCCGGTGGACCCGCAACCAACTGCCAAGGAGTCGAAATGCCCACCGCCACGAATTTCACGCTCTTTAGCGGCGGCGCCCAGGGCGCTGAAGCCGAATTCGGAAGACAGGCCGAGCGCTACGGCGTCGCGGAAGTCAATTTCACCTTCGAAGGCCATCGCATCGACCGCACCCGCGGCATCCGCGTGCTGACCAGCGAGGAGCTGGAGAAAAAAGACGTCAGCCTGACCTACGTCTCCAAACTGCTCGGCCGCAAATTCAGCAACGGCCCGCAGATCCGCATGGTGCTGCGCACCATCATGCACCAGATCGACGCGGGGCTTGAGATCTTCGTCGTCGGCACGATCCTGGAAGACGGCACGGTCACCGGCGGCACGGGCTGGGGCGCGGAATTCGCCAAGATCTGCAACAAGCCGCTGCATGTCTTCTGCCAGGAGAAGCAGGCCTGGTTCAGCTGGGAGCATGGGGCCTGGAAAGCCGGCGGCGAGCCGGTCATCACCCACACCCATTTTACCGGCACGGGAACCCGCTTCCCCAACGAGGCCGGCCTGGCCGCCATCGACGGCCTTTTCAAACGTACTTTCGGCTAGCGCCGACCACGCGCCACGCGAAACAGATAGCCCCGGCGCGCCTTGGAAGGCGCGCCGGGGCTTTATCATTGCGATACGGCGGACTTCCGCCCCCCTCTACCCCTTTTCCCCTTTGGGGGGGCCGGGGGCCTCAGGCCCCCGGCCGCCGGAGGCACTCTTCTCTTTACCTTCCTAACATTTATCCAAATTTTCCAGTCGCACGTCCGCCATCTCCCGCCCCAGGAAGCGTTGGCCGATTGCCTGGAACCGGTGGGGCATGTCGGTGACGTGGAAGCTGTGGCGCGGCGAGGGGCCGGCGTGGCGCAGGCCTTTTTCGTCGAGGATGGCGGCGGCGCGCCGGGCCACGGCCGTGGCCGAGTCCTGCAGGCGCACGGATGGGCCGACGACTTCGGCCAAAAGCGGGGCCAGCAGCGGATAGTGGGTGCAGCCCAGGATCAGGGTGTCGAGGTTTTCGGCGGCCAGGGGGGCCAGGTATTCGGCGGCGATGAGGCGCGTGGCCGGGTGGTCGGTGAGGCCTTCCTCGGCCAGGGGGACAAACAGCGGGCAGGCCTTGGCCACGGTGTGGACGTCCGGGCCGCCAAGGCGGGCAAGCGCCTGTTCGTAAGCGCGGCTGGCTACGGTGGAAGGAGTGGCGATGATGCCGATCCGCCGGGTGCGGGTGGCGGCCAGGGCGCTGGTCGCTCCGGCGTCGATGACTTCCAGGACCGGCACGGGAGCGATGTTTGTTATGGCCGGCAGGGCCACGGCGGCCATGGTGTTGCAGGCGACGATGAGGAGCTTGACGTTTTTTTCGAGCAAAAACCGGGTGATCTGGGCGGCGTAGCGGGCCACGGTGTCCGGGGATTTGACGCCGTAGGGAACGCGGGCGGTGTCGCCGAAGTAGACGACCGGTTCGTTGGGCAAAAGATCCATGACGGCGCGGGCCACGGTGAGGCCGCCGACGCCGGAGTCGAAGATGCCGATGGGGGAGTTGTTGTCGTGCACGGGGTGTCGCCCTTGGGGGAATTACGTCCGGGGCATGCCGGGCGCAGGGCGGTTGGAACGCCGACAGGCGGCGGCGTCAAGCCTTTTTTCGCGCTGCCTCGGCCCGCCTGTCCAGGGCGCGCTTCATGGCGTCGAGCATTTCCGCGACCTTGACCGGCTTGGCCAGATGGTCGTCCAGGCCGGCTTCCAGGAAGCGTTCGCGGTCGCCGGCCATGGCGTAGGCGGTGAGCGCGACGATGGGCACCTGGGGATCGAAAAGGCCGTCGGCGTTTTCGCGGATGCGCCGGGTGGCCTCCAGGCCGTCCATGACGGGCATCTGGATGTCCATGAGGATGATGTCCACGGGCTGGGAATCCCTGGTGGCCAGGACGTCCAGGGCTTGCTGGCCGTTGTCGGCCGTGCGCACGACGTAGCCGACCTTTTGCAGCATACGCTGCGCGGCCATGCGGTTCATGGGGTCGTCCTCCACCACCAAAGCGACCTGGCCGGAGGCGACGACGGCCTGCCCGACATTCCCGCAGGGGACCTGGGCCTGGTCCGGGAGCGGGATCAGGGGGATGACCGCCCGCATGGACGTGCCCTGGCCTTCGACGCTGCACAGGTGGATGCGTCCGCCCATGAGTTCGACCAGGCGTTTGACGATGGCCAGCCCCAGGCCCACGCCGCCCTGGGGGCCGGCGGCGGGGTCGGTCTGGACAAAGGGCGAAAACACGCTGTCGAGCTTGTGGCCGGGGATGCCCCGACCGGTGTCGGCCACGACAAAAACGACGTCGCATGGCGCGCCTTCCCGGGGCTGGCTGTCGGGATCGCCGAGGAAAACGGCCACGTGGACGAAGCCGGAGTCGGTGTATTTGACGGCGTTGCCGACGAGATTGAGCAGGATCTGGCGCAGCCGGACGTCGTCGCCCATAACGCGCCGGGGGAGCCCCTGGGCCAGATC
It contains:
- a CDS encoding hydrogenase large subunit; its protein translation is MEFPHCQAVPLAGAAVLPPVLFRREILARVDAGWRMLALFGLPCPGGVGLCCLLGRDADGRLAFLRQVPAESYPSLTPDCPQAHLFEREVHEQWGIVPQGHPWLKPVRFTGCPARPEEPRPAPGVTDHFRLRGEEAHEVAVGPVHAGIIEPGHFRFQCSGEDVYHLEISLGFQHRGIEARLIGGPDKRTIHFMETLAGDTTIGHSLAHAALVEALTETAVPARGRAIARIALELERLANHTGDLGAMAGDVGYQPTMAYCGRIRGDFLNLTGLVCGNRFGRGLVRPGGVAFDLDKPTIRELLSRLELTRRAAFGAAELLFLSSTTLARFEGTGRVSAETAREIGLVGPPARACGLPRDARHAFPLPGAGPKDIPMQLHDFGGVYARALVRRLEMEASLDFIHDALIGLPEGPVRQLPAGGLPGGMVAVGLTEGWRGEICHVAVTGDDGRFAAYKVVDPSFHNWFGLAVALRGQQISDFPLCNKSFNLSYCGHDL
- a CDS encoding NADH-quinone oxidoreductase subunit B family protein; protein product: MLNILLERLRQGKRTVAFPAAMPPLPPRFRGLPVLAESPCAAGCASCAGACPTGALGADEQGLYLDLGRCILCGTCAEACPGRRVSFSRDHRLASSTRDGLVLRPGGRLPHVAPLEPARRKLFAKSLRLRQVSAGGCNACEADTNVLTTIVFDLGRFGIDFVASPRHADGVAVTGPVTRNMLEATLGTFAAVPDPRVGIAIGTCAISGGLFDGSPETTGGATPHLPLDLYIPGCPPHPLTILDGLLRLLGQQTPPPTA
- the murI gene encoding glutamate racemase; this translates as MHDNNSPIGIFDSGVGGLTVARAVMDLLPNEPVVYFGDTARVPYGVKSPDTVARYAAQITRFLLEKNVKLLIVACNTMAAVALPAITNIAPVPVLEVIDAGATSALAATRTRRIGIIATPSTVASRAYEQALARLGGPDVHTVAKACPLFVPLAEEGLTDHPATRLIAAEYLAPLAAENLDTLILGCTHYPLLAPLLAEVVGPSVRLQDSATAVARRAAAILDEKGLRHAGPSPRHSFHVTDMPHRFQAIGQRFLGREMADVRLENLDKC